One segment of Candidatus Hydrogenedentota bacterium DNA contains the following:
- a CDS encoding OmpA family protein: MKRLVALALIAAVCGFGGKAEAAKHWDDMSWWGNTGATPAPTADTKGRSGYWWWPIEPASNADDGELWGNRGIVYHTYAPAAPAEPAKEVAPEPEQKANEVPTRTAIVLNNVLFDFDKSTLKPEGKAEIDKLVAEMTKFPGDTVVVVGHTDSVGTDAYNMALGQRRADAVVAYMKAAGIDAARIGSKSMGESSPAVPNDSAANRALNRRAVFEITLGN; encoded by the coding sequence ATGAAACGATTAGTTGCATTGGCCCTGATTGCCGCCGTATGTGGTTTTGGTGGCAAGGCAGAAGCCGCAAAACATTGGGACGATATGTCCTGGTGGGGTAACACCGGTGCTACCCCCGCACCGACCGCTGACACCAAGGGCCGTTCCGGTTACTGGTGGTGGCCGATTGAACCCGCCTCCAACGCCGACGACGGCGAGCTGTGGGGCAACCGTGGTATTGTGTACCACACGTACGCTCCTGCCGCTCCGGCGGAACCCGCCAAAGAGGTAGCGCCCGAACCTGAGCAGAAGGCGAACGAAGTTCCCACGCGCACCGCTATCGTGCTGAACAACGTGCTCTTCGACTTCGACAAGTCCACGCTGAAGCCCGAAGGCAAAGCTGAAATCGACAAGCTCGTCGCTGAGATGACCAAGTTCCCCGGTGACACGGTGGTCGTGGTCGGTCACACCGACAGCGTCGGCACCGATGCGTACAACATGGCCCTTGGCCAGCGTCGTGCGGATGCCGTGGTGGCCTACATGAAGGCTGCCGGTATCGACGCCGCCCGCATCGGCTCCAAGAGCATGGGCGAGAGCTCCCCGGCTGTGCCGAACGACTCGGCCGCCAACCGCGCGCTTAACCGCCGTGCCGTGTTCGAAATCACCCTGGGCAACTAA
- a CDS encoding tyrosine recombinase XerD, which produces MLLETALDRYLEMAVFEAGLSEATLSAYGTDLRRYIGFLGDNGVTSASEVVREDVLDHLGSLIASGLQARSLARHLSAIRRFHVFLRDEHLAPLDPSEGIETPQLARLLPHSLSNDEVERLLAAPGLDPEAVHGIRDAAILELFYSCGLRISELANLPVNHADLAESIVRVRGKGSKVRIVPLGARAREAIRAWHGVRENQPRLDDTLFLTGKGKRMSRGMVWKVVKHWVRAAGISRNVTPHMLRHSFATHLLDHGADLRAVQELLGHADISTTQIYTHVSIARQQEAHRKFHPRA; this is translated from the coding sequence ATGCTCCTCGAAACCGCTCTCGATCGTTACCTGGAAATGGCCGTCTTTGAAGCCGGCCTGTCCGAAGCCACGCTTTCGGCCTATGGGACCGATCTGCGTCGCTATATCGGCTTTCTCGGCGACAATGGCGTGACCTCGGCGTCGGAGGTGGTTCGTGAAGATGTGCTGGACCATCTGGGCAGCCTCATTGCGTCCGGGCTTCAGGCGCGCTCGCTGGCGCGGCACCTGAGCGCCATACGCCGCTTCCATGTGTTCCTGCGCGATGAGCATCTGGCGCCCCTCGATCCCTCCGAAGGCATCGAGACGCCCCAGCTCGCGCGCCTGCTGCCCCACAGCCTGAGTAATGATGAAGTGGAGCGGCTGCTCGCGGCGCCGGGCCTCGATCCCGAGGCGGTCCACGGCATACGAGACGCGGCGATCCTCGAACTGTTCTATTCTTGTGGGTTGCGCATTTCGGAGCTCGCCAATCTGCCCGTGAATCACGCGGACCTCGCGGAGAGCATCGTGCGAGTCCGGGGCAAGGGCAGCAAGGTGCGTATCGTGCCCCTGGGCGCGCGCGCGCGCGAAGCGATCCGTGCCTGGCATGGGGTGCGCGAGAACCAGCCCCGCCTGGATGACACGCTCTTTCTAACGGGCAAAGGCAAGCGCATGAGCCGGGGCATGGTGTGGAAAGTGGTGAAGCACTGGGTTCGCGCGGCGGGCATCTCCCGCAACGTGACGCCCCACATGCTCCGCCACAGTTTCGCCACGCACCTCCTTGATCACGGTGCCGACCTCCGCGCCGTCCAGGAACTCCTGGGCCATGCGGATATCAGTACAACCCAGATCTACACCCACGTGAGTATCGCGCGGCAACAGGAGGCCCACCGGAAGTTTCATCCACGCGCGTAG